From one Lolium rigidum isolate FL_2022 chromosome 4, APGP_CSIRO_Lrig_0.1, whole genome shotgun sequence genomic stretch:
- the LOC124707963 gene encoding putative ankyrin repeat protein RF_0381, with product MADATAALSARSKVQGFLEAACSGDLDALRKLGSALDEDGKGAAAVAAGVRDANKRTALHFAAREGRTEVCQFLVEQLRLPVDTKDDDGETPLIHAARQGRLQTAEYLLGHGADPSIASNMGATALHHAAGIGHIELMKLLLGKGVDVESESDAGTPLVWAAGHGQQEAVKLLLQHNAKPNNETADGITSLLSAVAAGSIPCLEVLIQAGANPNVTAGGATPLHIAADSGNLEMVKCLLLAGGDPNTTDDDGLKPIQVAALRDNLEVVEHLLPLTSPIPGVSNWTVDGIVEYTLSKMAEEKAQVNEAASLKSRQPVEVSPEAKKRSLEAKSRGDDAFRRKDYLIAVDAYTQAIEFDPNEAPLFSNRSLCWLRAGQGERALEDARACRALRPDWAKACFREGAALRLLQRFEEAANAFYEGVQLEPENKELVSAFREAVEEGRRFHGTDKPANGKQSE from the exons ATGGccgacgccaccgccgccctctCAG CTCGGAGCAAGGTGCAAGGCTTCCTGGAGGCCGCGTGCTCCGGCGACCTCGATGCCCTCAGGA AGCTCGGCTCAGCGCTCGATGAGGACGGGAAGGGCgcggccgccgtggccgccggcgTGAGGGACGCCAACAAGCGCACCGCGCTGCACTTCGCGGCACGGGAGGGGCGGACAGAGGTCTGCCAGTTCCTCGTCGAGCAGCTCCGCCTCCCCGTTGACACCAAGGACGACGATG GTGAGACTCCGCTCATCCATGCGGCGCGGCAGGGCCGGCTGCAGACCGCGGAGTACCTGCTCGGCCACGGTGCTGACCCTTCCATTGCGTCTAATATGGGAGCCACGGCACTGCATCATGCTGCGGGGATAG GACACATAGAGCTTATGAAGCTTTTGCTTGGTAAGGGGGTTGATGTCGAATCCGAAAGTGACGCCGGTACTCCCCTTGTTTGGGCTGCTGGTCATGGACAGCAAGAGGCAGTCAAACTTCTGCTCCAACACAATGCTAAG CCAAACAATGAAACTGCTGATGGTATCACATCACTGCTGTCTGCTGTTGCTGCTGGTTCCATCCCATGCTTGGAGGTTCTAATCCAG GCAGGTGCAAACCCAAATGTCACGGCTGGTGGAGCAACCCCATTGCATATTGCTGCAGATAGTGGAAATCTGGAAATGGTCAAATGTTTGCTTCTAGCTGGAGGTGACCCAAATACCACTGATGAT GATGGACTAAAGCCCATACAGGTTGCTGCATTAAGGGATAACCTTGAAGTCGTGGAACATCTTTTACCATTGACTTCTCCAATCCCAGGCGTTTCGAACTGGACTGTTGATGGAATAGTAGAGTACACATTGTCTAAAATGGCTGAGGAAAAG GCACAAGTGAACGAAGCAGCTAGTTTAAAGAGCCGACAACCCGTTGAG GTGTCACCTGAGGCGAAAAAGAGATCCTTGGAAGCCAAATCGAGAGGCGACGATGCCTTCAGAAGAAAGGACTACCTAATAGCGGTGGATGCCTATACACAG GCTATCGAGTTCGACCCGAACGAGGCTCCGCTGTTTTCGAACAGAAGCCTCTGTTGGCTGCGGGCAGGGCAAGGCGAGCGTGCGCTGGAGGATGCGAGAGCGTGCCGGGCACTGAGGCCGGACTGGGCAAAGGCTTGCTTCAGGGAAGGTGCCGCTCTGCGCCTGCTGCAG AGGTTCGAAGAAGCCGCGAATGCCTTCTACGAGGGGGTGCAGCTTGAGCCTGAGAACAAAGAGCTCGTGAGCGCATTCAG ggaggcggtggaggaggggaggaggtTCCACGGGACGGACAAGCCTGCGAACGGAAAGCAGTCTGAATGA